The Streptomyces sp. NBC_00691 genome has a segment encoding these proteins:
- a CDS encoding DMT family transporter, with protein MHTALLAAALLVGCLLAVQASVNLQLNSAVGTPYGASTIQLGVATGLLTVLAVAAGALGALGKLPDVEPWQLLGGLASPLYITSGILLFPRLGALAAVGLFVTGQMFASLALDLFGLLGLEQQDLTAGIVIGAVAVLAGIVVIIRGMKAAAPPGAPKMSSAGRAGWLALGVVAGAVLPVQGAVNAQLRAQLKQPVTVAVISFAVATFTIAVVLLVLYATRKTPKPKIAPLKKMPWWGWLGGACAAAYVTGTFLLIPEIGAAVTIALTVTGQQLTSALIDHKGLFKLPQRSLTKPRALGLALLIAGSLTIQLV; from the coding sequence ATGCACACCGCGCTCCTCGCCGCGGCCCTGCTGGTCGGCTGCCTCCTGGCCGTCCAGGCCTCGGTGAACCTCCAGCTCAACTCGGCCGTCGGCACCCCGTACGGCGCCTCGACCATCCAGCTCGGCGTCGCGACCGGTCTGCTGACCGTGCTCGCGGTGGCGGCCGGAGCGCTCGGCGCGCTCGGCAAACTGCCCGACGTCGAGCCCTGGCAGCTGCTCGGCGGACTCGCCAGTCCGCTCTACATCACCAGCGGCATCCTGCTCTTCCCACGGCTCGGCGCCCTCGCCGCCGTCGGACTCTTCGTCACCGGCCAGATGTTCGCCTCGCTCGCGCTCGACCTCTTCGGTCTCCTCGGTCTCGAGCAGCAGGACCTGACCGCCGGGATCGTCATCGGCGCCGTGGCCGTGCTCGCCGGAATCGTCGTGATCATCCGGGGCATGAAGGCGGCGGCCCCTCCCGGCGCCCCCAAGATGTCGAGCGCCGGCCGGGCCGGCTGGCTCGCCCTCGGCGTCGTCGCCGGAGCCGTGCTGCCCGTGCAGGGCGCGGTCAACGCCCAGCTGCGCGCCCAGCTCAAGCAGCCCGTCACCGTCGCCGTGATCAGCTTCGCCGTGGCGACCTTCACCATCGCCGTCGTCCTGCTCGTGCTGTACGCGACCCGGAAGACCCCCAAGCCCAAGATCGCCCCGCTGAAGAAGATGCCCTGGTGGGGCTGGCTCGGTGGCGCCTGCGCCGCCGCCTACGTCACCGGCACCTTCCTGCTCATCCCCGAGATCGGGGCCGCCGTGACCATCGCGCTCACCGTGACCGGGCAGCAGCTCACCTCGGCCCTGATCGACCACAAGGGCCTCTTCAAGCTCCCCCAGCGTTCCCTCACGAAGCCGCGCGCCCTGGGTCTCGCCCTGCTGATCGCAGGCTCCCTCACCATCCAGCTCGTCTGA
- a CDS encoding DMT family transporter, protein MQKQSSRLALAAAGVTVVLWASAFVSIRSAGEAYSPGALALGRLLAGGLVLAAVLLVRREGLPPRAAWPGILVSGLLWFGVYMVVLNWGEQEVDAGTAAMVVNIGPILIALLGARFLRESLPPRLLAGMAVSFAGAVVVGLSMSRASSGAHASLLGVLLCVLAAMAYAGGVVAQKPALAHGSALQVTTFGCLVGAVACLPFAGQLVDEAGRAPLSATLNMLYLGVFPTALAFTTWAYALARTTAGRMGATTYAVPALVVLMAWLFLGELPGPLTLAGGALCLAGVAVSRSRARTSVGAGTAEST, encoded by the coding sequence ATGCAGAAGCAATCCTCACGGCTCGCCCTCGCCGCCGCCGGTGTCACCGTCGTCCTGTGGGCCTCCGCCTTCGTCTCGATCCGCAGTGCGGGCGAGGCCTACTCCCCCGGCGCGCTCGCGCTCGGACGGCTGCTCGCCGGCGGTCTCGTCCTGGCAGCCGTCCTCCTCGTCCGGCGGGAGGGGCTGCCGCCCCGGGCGGCCTGGCCGGGGATCCTGGTCTCGGGCCTGCTCTGGTTCGGGGTGTACATGGTGGTGCTCAACTGGGGCGAGCAGGAGGTCGACGCCGGCACGGCGGCGATGGTGGTGAACATCGGCCCGATCCTGATCGCGCTGCTCGGCGCCCGCTTCCTGAGGGAGTCCCTCCCGCCGCGGCTGCTCGCGGGCATGGCGGTCTCCTTCGCCGGCGCGGTGGTCGTCGGCCTCTCCATGTCCCGCGCCTCCTCCGGGGCGCACGCCTCGCTGCTCGGCGTACTCCTGTGTGTCCTGGCGGCGATGGCGTACGCGGGCGGGGTCGTGGCGCAGAAGCCGGCGCTCGCCCACGGCAGTGCGCTCCAGGTGACGACGTTCGGGTGCCTGGTGGGGGCGGTGGCCTGTCTGCCGTTCGCCGGGCAGCTGGTCGACGAGGCGGGCCGGGCCCCGCTGTCGGCGACGCTGAACATGCTCTATCTGGGGGTGTTCCCGACCGCGCTCGCCTTCACGACCTGGGCCTACGCACTGGCCCGGACGACCGCGGGGCGGATGGGCGCGACGACGTACGCGGTGCCCGCTCTGGTGGTGCTGATGGCGTGGCTGTTCCTCGGCGAACTGCCCGGGCCGCTCACCCTCGCCGGGGGCGCGCTGTGCCTGGCGGGTGTGGCCGTATCCCGCTCACGCGCGCGAACCTCCGTCGGCGCCGGAACGGCTGAATCCACCTGA
- a CDS encoding MBL fold metallo-hydrolase, protein MKASYTAGPDLHVLPSALPIPGLGDQPVNAFLLRSGQPILVDTGMPVDREGFLESLWSLIEPADLRWIVVTHDDRDHTGALARILEASPNAKVLTNAISLTRISEEFSIPQDRVVTANPGSRVKVGDRELSFHRPPTFDSPGTLAVFDHSDGTLYSSDSFGTVVEEISQEFTDLSEAEFFHGFEVLNRAIAPWTALVDETKFLRPVHELAALRPAKLLSAHGPTVREAAVPRLFEAMARIPSLPAWLPGADLDLEAALDAVEPPAA, encoded by the coding sequence ATGAAAGCGTCCTACACCGCCGGGCCGGACCTCCACGTCCTCCCCTCGGCACTGCCCATCCCGGGCCTCGGCGACCAGCCGGTGAACGCCTTCCTCCTCCGGTCCGGCCAGCCGATCCTCGTGGACACCGGCATGCCCGTGGACCGGGAGGGCTTCCTGGAATCCCTCTGGTCGCTGATCGAGCCGGCCGATCTGCGCTGGATCGTCGTCACCCACGACGACCGCGACCACACCGGCGCCCTCGCCCGGATCCTGGAGGCCTCGCCCAACGCGAAGGTCCTCACCAACGCAATATCGCTGACACGAATATCGGAAGAGTTCAGCATTCCGCAGGATCGGGTCGTCACCGCGAACCCGGGAAGCCGCGTGAAAGTCGGCGACCGTGAGCTGAGTTTTCACCGGCCGCCCACTTTCGATTCACCCGGAACTCTCGCCGTGTTCGACCATTCCGATGGCACGCTCTACAGCTCCGACAGTTTCGGGACCGTCGTCGAGGAAATCAGCCAGGAGTTCACCGACCTTTCGGAGGCTGAATTCTTCCACGGCTTCGAGGTCCTGAACCGGGCGATAGCCCCGTGGACCGCGCTGGTCGACGAGACGAAATTCCTCCGGCCGGTGCACGAGCTGGCCGCCCTGCGCCCCGCGAAGCTGCTGAGCGCCCATGGGCCGACCGTCCGCGAGGCCGCCGTACCGCGGCTCTTCGAGGCGATGGCCCGTATCCCCTCCCTGCCCGCCTGGCTGCCCGGCGCCGACCTCGACCTCGAGGCCGCGCTCGACGCCGTCGAGCCCCCCGCCGCCTGA
- a CDS encoding TetR/AcrR family transcriptional regulator yields MSDDEQRGRGAASVHRVGGLLGDLQAADDQPVAPRRRADAERNRAQILAAAEQLFAQQDPRTVTMDRIAKAAGVGRATLYRSFPDPSSVAVALLDEHERRLQGQLIYGPPPLGPGAPAGERLAAFYLAMLDLLERHLPLALGAETGPARFRTGAYGFWRVHVRTLLVGHGIQDPDPLIDIALSPLSPELYQFQRHELGLSAERVGRSLADFARQLLRSGE; encoded by the coding sequence ATGAGCGACGACGAGCAGCGGGGTCGTGGAGCCGCCTCCGTCCACCGGGTCGGCGGGCTCCTCGGTGATCTCCAGGCCGCGGACGACCAGCCGGTCGCCCCGCGCAGACGCGCGGACGCGGAGCGCAACCGTGCCCAGATCCTGGCGGCGGCCGAGCAGCTCTTCGCCCAGCAGGATCCGAGAACGGTCACCATGGACCGGATCGCCAAGGCCGCCGGGGTGGGCCGGGCCACGCTCTACCGGAGCTTCCCCGATCCCTCTTCGGTCGCCGTCGCGCTGCTCGACGAGCACGAGCGCCGCCTCCAGGGCCAGCTCATCTACGGCCCGCCGCCGCTCGGCCCCGGCGCGCCCGCGGGGGAGCGGCTGGCGGCGTTCTACCTGGCGATGCTCGACCTCCTGGAACGGCACCTGCCGCTGGCCCTCGGCGCCGAGACCGGTCCCGCGCGCTTCCGGACGGGCGCGTACGGCTTCTGGCGCGTGCACGTCCGCACGCTGCTCGTCGGCCACGGGATCCAGGACCCGGACCCGCTGATCGACATCGCGCTCAGCCCGCTGTCACCCGAGCTCTACCAGTTCCAGCGGCACGAACTCGGCCTCTCGGCCGAACGCGTCGGCCGCTCCCTCGCCGACTTCGCGCGCCAGCTGCTGCGTTCGGGGGAGTGA
- a CDS encoding ArsR/SmtB family transcription factor, producing MAASDLAALAALFADETRAVFLLALLDGRAWTSGELARHAGVAPSTASEHLGKLVTGGVLAEERQGRHRYVRLADPGIAHLVEDLATRSEPAVPPPPRSLGAASAGRAMARGRTCYDHLAGRLGIAITEAMTVRGLLRQDTGFALTDRGLAWFDELGVPLVRRGRRPVARGCLDWTERRPHLAGLAGAALCRHALDAEWCVRIGSERAVKVTGRGESALYANLGIAPEALR from the coding sequence ATGGCAGCCAGTGACCTCGCCGCACTCGCGGCGCTCTTCGCGGACGAGACCCGCGCCGTGTTCCTGCTCGCCCTGCTCGACGGGCGGGCCTGGACCTCCGGAGAACTCGCCCGGCACGCGGGCGTGGCCCCGTCCACCGCCAGTGAACACCTCGGAAAGCTCGTCACCGGCGGGGTGCTCGCGGAGGAACGGCAGGGCCGCCACAGGTACGTGCGTCTCGCCGACCCCGGGATCGCGCATCTCGTCGAGGACCTGGCCACCCGGTCCGAGCCGGCGGTGCCCCCGCCGCCCCGCTCGCTGGGCGCCGCGAGCGCCGGACGGGCGATGGCCCGGGGCCGGACCTGCTACGACCACCTCGCCGGGCGGCTGGGCATCGCGATCACCGAGGCGATGACGGTTCGTGGACTGCTGCGCCAGGACACCGGGTTCGCGCTCACGGACCGGGGGCTCGCCTGGTTCGACGAGCTGGGCGTCCCTCTCGTACGCCGGGGGCGGCGGCCCGTCGCGCGCGGCTGCCTCGACTGGACCGAGCGCCGGCCGCACCTCGCGGGGCTCGCGGGCGCCGCGCTGTGCCGGCACGCGCTGGACGCCGAGTGGTGCGTACGGATCGGGTCCGAGCGGGCCGTGAAGGTGACCGGGCGGGGCGAGAGCGCGCTGTACGCGAACCTGGGCATCGCTCCGGAGGCGCTGCGATGA
- a CDS encoding TetR family transcriptional regulator, whose amino-acid sequence MAIQQRAERTRQEILSAAARVFDRNGYERASLARIAGEARVTTGALVFHFATKAELATAVHGRAHAATRITVESACLSTEGVGGTAIDKLVIATHALIRLFETDPTARAGERLARELQLADPGFTRDCPWRREVARLARYAEAEKALRPGVDATAVAALIGYVITGVELEMRCPNGPSDECWPTDDPRGADSGALHGPAEQRLDRIWKLILPGLVHPAGRRPGA is encoded by the coding sequence ATGGCGATACAGCAGCGGGCGGAACGCACAAGACAGGAAATCCTGTCGGCGGCCGCGAGGGTGTTCGACAGGAACGGGTACGAGCGGGCCTCGCTCGCCAGGATCGCCGGCGAGGCAAGGGTGACCACCGGCGCCCTGGTCTTCCACTTCGCGACGAAGGCGGAGCTCGCGACGGCGGTCCACGGGCGGGCCCACGCGGCCACCCGGATCACGGTCGAGTCGGCGTGCCTGTCGACGGAGGGCGTCGGCGGCACGGCGATCGACAAGCTGGTGATCGCCACGCACGCGCTGATCCGGCTCTTCGAGACCGACCCGACGGCGCGGGCGGGTGAACGTCTCGCGCGGGAACTCCAATTAGCCGACCCGGGGTTCACCCGGGACTGCCCCTGGCGGCGCGAGGTGGCGCGCCTGGCCCGCTACGCGGAGGCAGAGAAGGCCCTGCGTCCCGGCGTGGACGCGACGGCCGTCGCCGCGCTGATCGGCTACGTGATCACCGGTGTCGAGCTGGAGATGCGCTGTCCGAACGGTCCGTCCGACGAGTGCTGGCCCACCGACGACCCCAGGGGCGCCGACAGCGGCGCCCTGCACGGCCCCGCAGAACAACGGCTCGACCGCATCTGGAAGTTGATCCTCCCGGGCCTGGTCCATCCGGCCGGGAGAAGGCCCGGCGCCTAG